Proteins found in one Oribacterium sp. oral taxon 102 genomic segment:
- a CDS encoding flavocytochrome c — protein sequence MKKRSPLPYAVLAVGIIAAGILGYQTRSANAVPADAVTMTAEADGFAGPVKVSVTATADKIYAVKVLENGETQGIGSKAIDQLPGVIVEKNSLAVDGVSGATFTSNAIKTAAADALRQAGFDAARFGAEPVQAETTADTAMEIPADAIRAIGEAQGNNGPVKVEIVADKEKIYSVKVTEHQETMGIGDKAAEQLPAAIVAGQSLQVDAISGATVTSNAILEAVRAALASAGLDASVFEHAPLVSGEKADDVVLDTDIVIIGAGGAGMTAAIEAADAGKRVILLESQSMVGGNSVRATGGMNAADTIWQDENAFDEAAGVEKTLKTAAEKYADNAEITGLAKTVQEQWDSYRLAPDGYFDSVELMELDTMIGGKGINDFTLVKTLAENSAGAIGWLDTIGAELHNVGSFGGASVKRIHRPVNAEGKTTAVGAYMVPILEENVKKRENISLLLSTTAEEILTDGKGAAVGVKASGETGNTVTIHAKAVVLTTGGFGANLKMVEQYNPKLKGFMTTNAAGAQGQGIVMGEKAGAAVVDLDQIQIHPTVEANSAHLITEGLRGDGAILVNSEGKRFIDEVGTRDVVSAAEIAQPGSFAWLVIDQKMADKSAVIQGYIKSGYTVTGEDAAKLAAAMGVDGAAFSETLDSWNGYVAAKQDPDFSRTSFAEPLEGTLYAIKVMPGIHHTMGGLRINTKTEVLNGEGQAIAGLFAAGEVTGGVHGANRLGGNAVSDFTVFGRIAGENAAKLAG from the coding sequence ATGAAAAAAAGAAGTCCTTTGCCGTATGCCGTGCTGGCTGTCGGCATCATAGCGGCAGGCATACTGGGCTACCAGACCCGCTCTGCCAATGCGGTACCGGCAGATGCCGTGACAATGACCGCGGAGGCAGATGGCTTTGCAGGGCCGGTCAAGGTCTCGGTGACGGCGACGGCGGATAAGATCTATGCCGTCAAGGTGTTGGAGAATGGGGAGACGCAGGGCATCGGATCCAAGGCGATCGATCAGCTCCCGGGGGTCATTGTCGAGAAGAACAGCCTCGCGGTGGACGGGGTGAGCGGCGCGACCTTCACCTCCAATGCCATCAAGACTGCGGCAGCGGACGCGCTGCGGCAGGCAGGCTTCGATGCAGCGCGTTTCGGCGCGGAGCCGGTGCAGGCAGAGACGACGGCGGATACGGCGATGGAGATTCCGGCGGACGCAATCCGCGCAATCGGCGAAGCGCAGGGCAATAACGGACCGGTCAAGGTCGAAATTGTGGCGGATAAGGAGAAGATCTACTCTGTCAAGGTCACAGAGCATCAGGAAACCATGGGCATCGGGGACAAGGCGGCAGAGCAGCTTCCGGCTGCGATCGTCGCAGGGCAGAGCCTGCAGGTGGATGCCATATCCGGCGCGACCGTGACCTCCAATGCGATTCTCGAAGCGGTCAGGGCAGCGCTCGCCTCTGCCGGACTGGATGCATCGGTATTTGAGCATGCACCGCTCGTTTCCGGAGAGAAGGCGGACGATGTCGTATTGGATACCGATATCGTCATCATCGGTGCCGGCGGTGCAGGGATGACCGCAGCGATCGAGGCTGCCGATGCAGGGAAGAGGGTTATACTGCTGGAGAGTCAGTCTATGGTCGGCGGCAATTCCGTGCGGGCAACCGGCGGCATGAACGCAGCGGATACGATATGGCAGGATGAGAATGCCTTCGACGAGGCGGCAGGCGTGGAGAAGACGCTGAAAACCGCGGCGGAGAAGTATGCGGATAATGCAGAGATCACAGGTCTTGCGAAGACCGTGCAGGAGCAGTGGGACAGCTACCGGCTCGCACCGGACGGCTACTTCGATTCCGTGGAGCTGATGGAGCTGGATACGATGATCGGCGGCAAGGGGATCAATGATTTCACGCTTGTGAAGACATTGGCGGAAAACAGTGCCGGCGCGATCGGCTGGCTGGATACGATCGGCGCGGAGCTTCATAATGTCGGCTCCTTCGGCGGCGCTTCGGTAAAGCGCATTCACAGACCGGTCAACGCAGAGGGGAAGACCACTGCGGTAGGCGCGTATATGGTGCCGATTCTCGAGGAGAATGTCAAGAAACGGGAGAATATCAGCCTGCTGCTCTCCACTACGGCGGAGGAGATCCTTACCGACGGGAAGGGCGCGGCAGTCGGTGTGAAGGCGAGCGGCGAGACCGGGAATACGGTGACGATTCATGCCAAGGCGGTTGTGCTTACGACCGGCGGCTTCGGGGCAAACCTTAAGATGGTGGAGCAGTACAATCCGAAGCTCAAGGGCTTCATGACGACCAATGCGGCAGGTGCGCAGGGACAGGGGATCGTCATGGGCGAGAAGGCAGGTGCTGCCGTTGTGGATCTCGATCAGATCCAGATTCATCCGACGGTAGAGGCGAACAGCGCACACCTGATTACAGAGGGACTCCGCGGGGATGGTGCAATCCTCGTAAACAGCGAGGGAAAGCGCTTCATCGATGAGGTTGGAACCAGAGATGTGGTTTCCGCGGCGGAGATCGCGCAGCCGGGCTCCTTCGCATGGCTTGTGATCGACCAGAAGATGGCAGACAAGTCCGCCGTCATTCAGGGCTATATCAAGTCCGGCTATACCGTGACGGGAGAGGACGCGGCGAAGCTTGCTGCGGCAATGGGGGTAGACGGCGCGGCATTTTCGGAGACGCTTGACAGCTGGAATGGCTATGTAGCAGCGAAGCAGGATCCGGATTTCTCCCGCACGAGCTTCGCGGAGCCGCTGGAGGGCACACTCTACGCGATCAAGGTAATGCCGGGTATTCATCATACGATGGGCGGTCTCCGGATCAATACGAAGACCGAGGTGCTGAACGGTGAAGGACAGGCGATTGCCGGACTCTTCGCAGCCGGAGAGGTAACCGGAGGCGTACATGGCGCGAACCGTCTCGGCGGCAATGCTGTTTCGGATTTCACGGTATTCGGCAGGATCGCAGGAGAGAACGCGGCGAAGCTTGCAGGCTGA
- a CDS encoding phosphoribosylformylglycinamidine synthase: MVNRVYVEKREGLRHTAEHLLHDIRSNLRIESLLGIRLFNRYDVEGLDRAGFERAVRLVLSEPQLDEVFSALPDCGGTVIAVEYLPGQYDQRADSAEQCIQILTQGERPRVRTARIYCLFGALSETELAQIRHYLINPVEAREASLEALETLDLPYTVPTEVETLTGFLDYDEAALSRFLGELGLAMDLDDLRFCQQYFRSEHRDPTITELRMIDTYWSDHCRHTTFLTTIDRVRFEDETLERAWKRYLSVREELHRTKAINLMDIGTIAAKLLRQQGKLSRLDVSEEINACTVKIRVEADRKEEDWLLLFKNETHNHPTEIEPFGGAATCIGGAIRDPLSGRAYVYQAMRVTGAADPTVPVQETMAGKLPQRKLVITAADGYSSYGNQIGLATGLVDEIYHPGYAAKRMEIGAVIAAAPAENVRREQPLPGDIVILLGGRTGRDGVGGATGSSKSHKLDSLDSCGAEVQKGNAPEERKLQRLFRNPAASRLIKRCNDFGAGGVAVAIGELSDGLEIDLDKVPKKYEGLDGTELAISESQERMAVVVSPEDEEAFLRLAHSENLEATRVAEVTDRNRLVMRWNGRVILDLSREFLSSNGAEKHIEIEAAAPERTERAAEGSFTENLERLSRDLNVVSKRGLSERFDSTIGGGTVLMPFGGRFQRTPVQAMAARISMERKHTDTVSLMSYGYNPFLSEKDPYRGAYLAVVESAAKLIATGASLTDTYLSFQEYFGKPGQDGRRWGAPLASLLGALEAQLDLGIAAIGGKDSMSGSFEQLDVPPTLVSFAVTTAAVQEVLSPEYKAAGHAVLWLRPAQENGLPKKESLLALFALVYSLNTEGKLASVYTPTYGGIAEAVLKQCMGNGFGFCFAPSLSREDIFSYQYGSFLLELTDAADRDRIYSAGLRERGIIAADLGTVTEEPMLCYNAESLTLSTLAENYEGRLEQVFPCNTLGQGDGSPSSVPEIPEQSTEEWQAPAVSCVKPRVLIPVFPGSNCEYDSVRAARDAGLAPEIVVVRNLTSRDIQDSIAEIAGKLREAQILFIPGGFSGGDEPDGSAKFITSFFRNDTVRQATMELLQSRDGLLLGICNGFQALIKLGLVPYGEIRDTDVHCPTLTFNTIGRHQSKIVRTRVVSNMSPWLMNTEPGEVYSTAISHGEGRFLCEETLFRELAANGQIATQYADLSGRATMELQYNPNGSFRAVEGITSPDGRVFGKMGHIERWQPGNFRNVPGNYDMKLFCSAKEYFE; the protein is encoded by the coding sequence ATGGTAAATCGGGTTTATGTAGAGAAGCGGGAGGGGCTGCGGCATACCGCGGAGCATCTCCTGCATGACATTCGCAGCAATCTCCGGATAGAGAGCCTTCTGGGGATCCGGCTCTTCAACCGCTACGACGTAGAGGGGCTGGATCGGGCGGGCTTCGAGAGAGCGGTTCGTCTGGTGCTTTCCGAGCCGCAGCTGGACGAGGTCTTCTCCGCGCTTCCGGACTGCGGAGGGACCGTGATCGCAGTGGAGTATCTCCCCGGACAGTATGACCAGAGAGCCGATTCCGCGGAGCAGTGTATCCAGATTCTGACGCAGGGGGAGCGGCCGCGTGTCCGGACGGCGAGGATATACTGCCTTTTCGGCGCGCTTTCGGAGACAGAGCTTGCTCAGATCAGACACTATCTGATCAATCCGGTGGAGGCGAGAGAGGCGTCGCTCGAGGCACTTGAGACGTTGGATCTTCCGTATACGGTTCCTACGGAGGTGGAGACCCTCACCGGCTTCCTTGACTATGACGAGGCGGCGCTTTCCCGCTTCCTCGGGGAGCTGGGACTCGCGATGGATCTGGACGATCTCCGCTTCTGTCAGCAGTACTTCCGCTCCGAGCACCGGGATCCGACCATCACGGAGCTTAGGATGATTGATACCTATTGGTCGGATCACTGCCGCCATACGACCTTCCTTACTACGATCGACAGGGTGCGGTTCGAGGATGAGACACTGGAGAGGGCGTGGAAGCGATATCTCTCGGTGAGGGAGGAGCTTCATCGGACGAAGGCTATCAATCTGATGGACATCGGCACGATCGCGGCGAAGCTGCTTCGGCAGCAGGGAAAGCTTTCGAGGCTGGATGTGTCGGAGGAGATCAATGCCTGCACCGTGAAGATACGGGTGGAGGCGGATCGGAAGGAAGAGGATTGGCTGCTGCTCTTCAAGAACGAAACCCACAATCATCCGACGGAGATCGAGCCCTTCGGCGGCGCGGCAACCTGCATCGGCGGTGCGATCCGCGACCCGCTGTCCGGGCGTGCCTATGTATATCAGGCGATGCGCGTGACCGGTGCGGCGGATCCGACGGTTCCGGTACAGGAGACGATGGCGGGTAAGCTCCCGCAGCGGAAGCTCGTCATCACAGCGGCGGACGGCTACTCCTCCTACGGCAATCAGATCGGGCTCGCGACCGGGCTGGTGGACGAGATTTATCATCCGGGCTATGCGGCAAAGCGTATGGAGATCGGCGCGGTGATCGCAGCGGCTCCGGCGGAGAATGTGCGCAGGGAGCAGCCGCTTCCGGGCGACATTGTGATTCTGCTCGGCGGCAGAACCGGACGGGACGGTGTCGGCGGGGCGACCGGCTCCTCGAAGTCGCATAAGCTGGACTCGCTGGACAGCTGCGGTGCGGAGGTACAGAAGGGAAATGCGCCGGAGGAGCGGAAGCTGCAGCGGCTCTTCCGGAATCCGGCCGCCTCCCGCCTGATCAAGCGCTGCAATGACTTCGGTGCGGGCGGCGTTGCCGTCGCAATCGGCGAGCTTTCGGACGGATTGGAGATCGATCTGGACAAGGTGCCGAAGAAGTATGAGGGGCTGGACGGCACGGAGCTTGCGATCTCGGAGTCACAGGAGAGAATGGCGGTCGTGGTCAGTCCGGAGGATGAGGAAGCGTTTCTGCGCCTCGCGCATTCAGAGAATCTGGAAGCAACCCGTGTCGCGGAGGTAACAGACCGGAACCGGCTGGTAATGCGCTGGAACGGCAGGGTCATCCTCGATCTTTCCAGAGAGTTCCTGAGCAGCAACGGTGCGGAGAAGCATATAGAGATCGAAGCTGCTGCGCCGGAACGTACGGAAAGAGCGGCAGAGGGCAGCTTCACGGAGAATCTGGAGCGGCTTTCCCGGGATTTGAACGTCGTTTCGAAGCGGGGGCTTTCGGAACGCTTCGATTCCACGATCGGCGGCGGTACGGTGCTGATGCCCTTCGGCGGACGCTTTCAGCGGACGCCGGTGCAGGCAATGGCAGCACGTATTTCGATGGAACGGAAGCATACGGACACTGTATCGCTGATGTCCTACGGCTATAATCCGTTTTTGAGCGAAAAGGATCCGTACCGTGGGGCGTATCTTGCGGTTGTAGAGTCGGCGGCGAAGCTGATCGCGACCGGCGCTTCTCTCACGGATACCTACCTGAGCTTCCAGGAGTATTTCGGGAAGCCGGGACAGGACGGACGGAGATGGGGCGCGCCGCTCGCTTCCCTGCTCGGTGCGCTGGAAGCACAGCTCGATCTGGGGATCGCAGCGATCGGCGGCAAGGACTCAATGTCCGGCAGCTTCGAGCAGCTGGATGTCCCGCCGACCCTTGTTTCCTTCGCAGTCACGACAGCAGCTGTGCAGGAGGTACTCTCACCGGAGTACAAGGCGGCAGGTCATGCCGTCCTCTGGCTGCGTCCGGCGCAGGAGAACGGGCTCCCGAAAAAGGAATCACTGCTCGCTCTCTTTGCCCTCGTATACAGTCTGAATACGGAGGGGAAGCTTGCCTCGGTGTATACGCCGACCTACGGAGGGATCGCGGAGGCAGTGCTGAAGCAGTGCATGGGAAATGGCTTCGGCTTCTGCTTCGCTCCCTCCCTTTCGAGGGAGGACATCTTCTCGTATCAGTACGGCTCCTTCCTGCTGGAGCTCACGGATGCTGCGGACAGAGACCGGATCTACAGCGCAGGGCTCAGGGAGCGCGGGATAATCGCGGCTGACCTCGGAACCGTTACAGAGGAGCCGATGCTCTGCTACAATGCAGAGAGCCTCACGCTCTCCACACTCGCGGAGAACTATGAGGGACGGCTGGAGCAGGTCTTCCCCTGCAACACACTGGGACAGGGGGATGGAAGCCCTTCCTCTGTTCCGGAGATTCCGGAGCAGAGCACAGAGGAATGGCAGGCACCTGCGGTTTCCTGCGTGAAGCCAAGGGTTCTGATCCCGGTCTTCCCGGGCAGCAACTGCGAGTACGATTCCGTGAGGGCGGCAAGAGACGCAGGGCTTGCGCCGGAGATCGTCGTCGTCAGGAATCTGACGAGCCGGGATATTCAGGATTCCATTGCGGAGATCGCGGGGAAGCTTCGGGAGGCACAGATTCTCTTCATTCCGGGCGGCTTCTCCGGCGGAGACGAGCCGGATGGCAGCGCGAAGTTCATCACCTCCTTCTTCCGAAATGATACGGTTCGACAGGCAACGATGGAGCTGCTTCAGAGCCGGGACGGGCTGCTCCTCGGCATCTGCAACGGCTTCCAGGCGTTGATCAAGCTCGGGCTCGTTCCCTACGGAGAGATCCGGGATACGGATGTGCACTGCCCGACGCTTACCTTTAACACGATCGGACGTCATCAGTCGAAGATCGTGCGGACGCGTGTCGTTTCCAATATGAGTCCGTGGCTGATGAATACGGAGCCGGGCGAGGTTTACAGCACGGCGATCTCTCATGGCGAGGGACGTTTCCTCTGTGAGGAGACACTGTTCCGGGAGCTCGCAGCGAACGGTCAGATCGCGACGCAGTATGCGGATCTTTCCGGCAGAGCGACGATGGAACTGCAGTACAATCCGAACGGTTCCTTCCGGGCAGTGGAGGGCATCACCTCTCCGGACGGCCGTGTCTTCGGAAAGATGGGACATATCGAGCGGTGGCAGCCGGGGAACTTCAGGAATGTGCCGGGGAATTATGATATGAAGCTTTTCTGCTCCGCGAAGGAGTATTTCGAGTAA
- the purD gene encoding phosphoribosylamine--glycine ligase yields MKIAVIGGGGREHAILRALKKNRSVETVYAIPGNGGMAEEAVCVPEYRASDVEGIVRFCRERAVNYVVVAPDDPLVLGMVDALEEAGIPAFGPRKDAAILEGSKVFSKNLMKKYGIPTAAYEAFTELDAALRYASHCPIPAVIKADGLALGKGVIIAMTRSEAVEGVRTIMAEKKFGHSGDRIVIEEYLEGPEVSVLSFTDGTELVPMVSSMDHKRALDGDQGLNTGGMGTVAPNPFYTEEVAKECMERIFLPTVRAMNAEGRSFRGCLYFGLMLTKDGPKVIEYNCRFGDPETQVVLPLLDSDLLTILRACTEGRLAGTEIRWKSESACCIVAASGGYPQAYRSGYEISGLSGCENVYIAGAERKDGKLLTSGGRVLGVVRTAETLERAIKLAYEDMERIHFTDMHYRRDIGQRALRAGRGE; encoded by the coding sequence ATGAAGATAGCTGTGATAGGCGGAGGCGGCAGGGAGCACGCCATCCTCCGCGCCTTGAAAAAGAATCGGTCGGTGGAGACGGTCTATGCGATCCCGGGAAACGGCGGGATGGCGGAGGAGGCAGTCTGCGTCCCGGAGTACCGTGCCTCAGATGTGGAGGGCATCGTCCGCTTCTGCAGGGAACGGGCGGTGAACTATGTCGTCGTGGCACCGGATGATCCGCTGGTGCTCGGCATGGTGGACGCGCTGGAGGAAGCCGGTATTCCGGCGTTCGGACCGCGGAAGGATGCAGCGATCCTCGAGGGCTCGAAGGTTTTCTCGAAGAACCTGATGAAGAAGTACGGTATCCCGACGGCAGCCTATGAGGCATTCACTGAGCTGGATGCGGCGCTTCGCTATGCGTCGCATTGTCCGATTCCGGCTGTGATCAAGGCGGACGGGCTGGCACTCGGGAAGGGCGTCATTATCGCGATGACCAGATCGGAGGCGGTCGAGGGTGTCCGTACCATCATGGCGGAGAAGAAATTCGGACATTCGGGAGATCGGATCGTGATCGAGGAATATCTCGAGGGACCGGAGGTTTCTGTGCTGTCCTTCACAGACGGCACAGAGCTCGTGCCGATGGTTTCCTCTATGGATCACAAGCGGGCGCTGGATGGGGATCAGGGGCTTAATACCGGCGGGATGGGAACCGTTGCGCCGAATCCGTTTTATACGGAGGAGGTCGCGAAGGAGTGCATGGAGCGGATTTTCCTGCCGACGGTTCGGGCGATGAATGCGGAGGGCAGAAGCTTCCGCGGCTGTCTCTATTTCGGGCTGATGCTGACGAAGGACGGGCCGAAGGTCATCGAGTACAACTGCCGCTTCGGGGATCCGGAGACACAGGTCGTGCTGCCGCTGCTCGATTCGGATCTGCTGACGATCCTTAGGGCGTGTACGGAGGGAAGGCTTGCCGGCACAGAGATTCGCTGGAAGTCAGAGAGCGCATGCTGTATCGTAGCGGCATCCGGAGGCTATCCGCAGGCCTATCGTTCGGGCTATGAGATCAGCGGGCTCTCCGGCTGTGAGAATGTCTATATCGCGGGGGCGGAGCGGAAGGACGGGAAGCTCCTGACGAGCGGCGGACGTGTGCTCGGCGTCGTGCGGACAGCAGAGACGCTGGAGCGGGCGATCAAGCTGGCATACGAGGATATGGAGAGGATCCACTTCACGGATATGCATTACCGTCGGGATATCGGACAGAGAGCGCTGCGGGCAGGAAGGGGAGAGTGA
- the purN gene encoding phosphoribosylglycinamide formyltransferase — protein sequence MKAKTRIAVLVSGGGTNLQALIDAERRGELPDGELCLVVGSREGIYALERAGRAGIETAVVRKDEVRLRELLQEKGIELVILAGYLTILSEEFTRSYANRIINIHPSLIPSFCGKGFYGKKVHEAALRYGVKVSGATVHLVNEVPDGGRILMQKAVEVLEGDTPETLQRRVMEEAEWKLLPQAAELMSRALREGRA from the coding sequence ATGAAGGCAAAAACGAGGATCGCGGTGCTGGTGTCCGGAGGCGGAACCAATCTGCAGGCACTGATTGATGCCGAACGGCGCGGAGAGCTCCCGGATGGGGAGCTGTGTCTCGTCGTCGGCTCCCGAGAGGGGATCTATGCGCTGGAGCGTGCCGGGAGAGCGGGGATCGAAACCGCAGTGGTGCGGAAGGATGAGGTGAGGCTCCGCGAGCTGCTGCAGGAGAAGGGGATCGAGCTCGTCATTCTTGCCGGATATCTCACGATCCTGTCCGAGGAATTCACGAGGAGCTATGCGAACCGTATCATCAACATCCACCCGTCCCTGATTCCGAGCTTCTGCGGCAAGGGCTTCTATGGGAAGAAGGTGCATGAGGCGGCGCTCCGCTATGGCGTCAAGGTGAGCGGCGCGACGGTGCACCTCGTCAATGAGGTGCCGGACGGCGGACGGATCCTCATGCAGAAGGCGGTGGAGGTTTTGGAGGGAGATACCCCGGAGACGCTGCAGCGGCGGGTCATGGAGGAGGCGGAGTGGAAGCTGCTTCCGCAGGCGGCGGAGCTGATGAGCAGGGCACTGAGAGAGGGGAGAGCATGA
- a CDS encoding phosphoribosylaminoimidazolecarboxamide formyltransferase has protein sequence MKEFELKYGCNPNQKPARLFMRGGQELPFEILNGKPGYINFLDALNAWQLVKELREVTDLPAAASFKHVSPTGAAVGRVLPERLRRACFVEDIEGLAESPLACAYARARGTDRMSSFGDFIALSDCCDLTTARLIHREVSDGVIAPDYTEEALMLLRTKKKGGYNIIRIAPDYVPEELEQKQVYGVSFEQRRNDCRITEEAFSNIVSRNRTLTEEARLNLTVALITLKYTQSNSVCFAEDGQAIGVGAGQQSRIHCTRLAGNKADLWHLRQSDKVLALPFREGLRRADRDNTIDLYLSPDYRDVLADGVWENYFTEKPEVFSKEEQREYLSKLSGVACGSDAFFPFGDNIERARKSGVSYVAEPGGSIRDDNVIETADKYGMLVCFTGMRLFHH, from the coding sequence ATGAAGGAATTTGAATTAAAGTATGGCTGCAATCCGAATCAGAAGCCGGCGCGTCTGTTTATGCGCGGGGGGCAGGAGCTCCCGTTTGAGATCCTGAACGGAAAGCCCGGTTATATCAATTTTCTGGATGCCCTGAATGCATGGCAGCTCGTGAAGGAGCTCAGGGAGGTGACGGACCTGCCTGCCGCAGCGAGCTTCAAGCATGTCTCCCCGACCGGTGCGGCGGTCGGCAGGGTGCTGCCGGAACGATTGCGCCGGGCATGCTTTGTGGAGGATATCGAGGGACTCGCAGAGAGTCCGCTGGCCTGTGCCTACGCGCGTGCGCGGGGGACGGACCGGATGTCCAGCTTCGGGGACTTCATTGCCCTCTCTGACTGCTGTGATCTAACGACTGCGCGGCTGATCCACAGGGAGGTTTCGGACGGCGTGATTGCGCCGGATTACACCGAGGAGGCGCTTATGCTGCTTAGGACGAAGAAGAAGGGCGGCTACAACATTATCCGTATTGCCCCGGACTATGTACCCGAGGAGCTGGAGCAGAAGCAGGTCTACGGCGTTAGCTTCGAGCAGAGGAGAAACGACTGCCGGATTACGGAGGAGGCGTTCTCCAATATTGTTTCCAGGAATCGGACGCTTACGGAGGAAGCGCGCCTGAATCTGACCGTGGCGCTCATTACTCTGAAATATACCCAGTCCAATTCAGTCTGCTTCGCGGAGGACGGGCAGGCGATCGGCGTCGGCGCAGGGCAGCAGTCCCGGATTCACTGCACGCGGCTCGCCGGGAACAAGGCGGATCTCTGGCACCTCCGGCAGTCAGATAAGGTGCTCGCGCTTCCGTTCCGGGAGGGGCTCCGGCGGGCGGATCGGGATAATACGATAGACCTTTACCTGTCTCCGGACTATAGGGATGTCCTCGCGGACGGCGTGTGGGAGAACTACTTCACCGAGAAGCCGGAGGTCTTTTCCAAAGAGGAGCAGAGGGAATATCTGTCGAAGCTCAGCGGCGTTGCCTGCGGCTCCGATGCCTTCTTCCCATTTGGCGACAACATTGAGAGAGCGAGAAAGTCCGGTGTGAGCTATGTGGCGGAGCCGGGCGGCTCGATCCGGGATGACAACGTGATTGAGACGGCGGACAAGTACGGCATGCTGGTCTGCTTCACAGGGATGCGGTTGTTCCATCATTGA
- a CDS encoding IMP cyclohydrolase: protein MMSYQRQELGKLLAGNRYPGRGIVIGASQDGRRIVSAYFIMGRSANSRNRVFVSEGETLTIYPADSTKVEDPSLIIYSPIRRLSDNLIVTNGDQTDTIYDFLREGNTFEEALETRRFEPDAPNWTPRISALVDLSGTEYRMSILKAEDAEGTDCVRYSYQYQMQAGLGHFLHTYQQDGDPLPSFSGEPERVMLPDSARKLADEIWENLDPDNKIALFVRYTDRESGEREDVLVNRYERVD, encoded by the coding sequence ATGATGAGCTATCAGAGACAGGAGCTGGGAAAGCTTCTCGCGGGGAACCGTTATCCGGGGCGCGGCATCGTGATCGGCGCTTCACAGGACGGCAGAAGGATCGTATCGGCGTACTTCATCATGGGGCGTTCCGCGAATTCCCGAAACAGGGTCTTCGTTTCGGAGGGGGAGACACTCACGATCTATCCGGCAGACAGTACGAAGGTCGAGGATCCGAGCTTGATTATTTACTCGCCGATCCGGCGTCTTTCAGACAATCTGATCGTGACGAACGGCGATCAGACGGATACGATCTATGATTTCCTGAGGGAGGGCAATACCTTCGAGGAGGCGCTGGAGACGAGGCGCTTCGAGCCGGATGCTCCGAACTGGACGCCGCGGATTTCTGCGCTGGTGGATTTGTCCGGGACGGAGTACCGGATGTCGATTCTGAAGGCGGAGGATGCGGAGGGAACGGACTGCGTGAGATACAGCTACCAGTATCAGATGCAGGCAGGACTTGGACATTTCCTCCATACCTATCAGCAGGACGGCGATCCGCTTCCGAGCTTCTCGGGAGAGCCGGAACGGGTCATGCTGCCGGATTCGGCGAGGAAGCTTGCCGACGAGATCTGGGAGAATCTGGATCCGGATAACAAGATTGCCCTCTTTGTCCGCTACACGGATCGGGAGAGCGGCGAGCGGGAGGATGTGCTTGTGAATCGATATGAGAGGGTGGACTGA
- the purM gene encoding phosphoribosylformylglycinamidine cyclo-ligase yields MKSYSEAYKEAGVDITAGYRSVELMKQYVAQTMTAGVVSGLGGFGGLFELPAGYRKPVLVSGTDGVGTKLKLSFLLEKYDTVGIDCVAMCVNDVICCGAKPLFFLDYIACGRNVPERIAEIVKGVAAGCVQAGSALIGGETAEMPGFYPEDEYDLAGFSVGIVEKDRIIDNRAMQAGDVILALPSSGVHSNGFSLVRRVFDIDHITREEAERPIEALGGRGLGETLLTPTMIYVKPVLSLLERVSVKGISHITGGGFYENIPRSIPDGLGAEIRMKEVRVLPIFRLIQERGGISTRDMYNTYNMGVGMSVVVPKESEAEALRILRESGVEAYRLGEITVSEEKLRLL; encoded by the coding sequence ATGAAGAGCTACAGCGAGGCATATAAGGAGGCGGGCGTAGATATTACCGCGGGCTATCGTTCAGTGGAGCTGATGAAGCAGTATGTGGCGCAGACGATGACGGCGGGCGTCGTGTCCGGACTCGGAGGCTTCGGCGGGCTGTTCGAGCTGCCGGCGGGCTATCGGAAGCCGGTGCTCGTGTCCGGAACCGACGGCGTAGGCACGAAGCTCAAGTTATCGTTCCTGCTGGAGAAGTATGACACCGTCGGCATTGACTGCGTTGCAATGTGCGTGAATGACGTGATTTGCTGCGGGGCGAAGCCGCTGTTCTTCCTGGACTATATCGCCTGCGGCAGGAATGTCCCGGAGCGGATCGCAGAGATCGTGAAGGGGGTCGCAGCGGGCTGCGTGCAGGCGGGCTCCGCGCTGATCGGAGGAGAGACGGCGGAGATGCCTGGCTTTTATCCGGAGGACGAATATGACCTTGCCGGCTTCTCGGTGGGAATCGTGGAGAAGGATCGGATCATCGATAACCGTGCCATGCAGGCAGGAGACGTCATTCTCGCGCTGCCGTCCAGCGGCGTGCACAGCAATGGCTTCTCCCTCGTTCGGCGGGTATTCGACATTGACCATATCACGAGGGAGGAGGCGGAACGCCCAATCGAAGCGCTCGGCGGCAGGGGACTCGGCGAAACGCTGCTTACACCGACCATGATCTATGTGAAGCCGGTGCTTTCTCTGCTGGAGCGCGTGTCGGTAAAGGGCATCAGCCATATCACCGGCGGCGGCTTCTATGAGAATATTCCGAGATCCATTCCCGACGGGCTCGGTGCGGAGATCCGTATGAAAGAGGTGCGGGTGCTTCCTATCTTCAGGCTGATTCAGGAGCGGGGCGGCATTTCCACCCGCGATATGTATAATACCTATAATATGGGTGTCGGAATGTCGGTTGTGGTGCCGAAGGAATCCGAGGCGGAGGCGCTCCGCATCCTTCGGGAGAGCGGCGTGGAGGCCTATCGGCTCGGAGAGATCACGGTATCCGAGGAGAAGCTGAGGCTGCTGTAG